The following are encoded in a window of Peromyscus leucopus breed LL Stock chromosome X, UCI_PerLeu_2.1, whole genome shotgun sequence genomic DNA:
- the LOC114687386 gene encoding transcription elongation factor A protein-like 3, giving the protein MEELRGENEGKLEKEGKPEDEVESEDEEKSDGEEKPDKKAKPARQGKLGEGAKPDEQGQPQDEGKSEKQGKSEGEGKRQGEGKQDSQAKPASEARAAEKRPAEDYVPRKAKRKTDRGTDDSPKNSQEDLQDRHVSSEEMMRECADMTRAQEELRKRQKVGGFHWMPRDAQDALVPRGQRGVRGMRGGGRGQRGLHDIPYL; this is encoded by the coding sequence ATGGAAGAACTCCGCGGTGAAAACGAAGGGAAGCTGGAAAAGGAGGGAAAGCCAGAAGATGAAGTAGAGTCTGAAGATGAAGAAAAGTCAGACGGGGAAGAGAAGCCAGACAAGAAAGCGAAGCCAGCACGCCAGGGGAAGCTAGGGGAAGGGGCAAAGCCAGATGAGCAGGGACAACCACAAGATGAGGGCAAGTCAGAAAAGCAGGGAAAGTCTGAAGGGGAGGGCAAGCGCCAAGGGGAGGGCAAGCAGGATTCCCAGGCAAAGCCAGCCAGCGAGGCGCGTGCCGCAGAAAAGCGCCCTGCTGAAGATTACGTGCCGCGGAAAGCAAAACGAAAAACAGACAGGGGGACAGACGATTCTCCCAAGAACTCCCAGGAGGACTTGCAGGACAGGCATGTGAGCAGTGAGGAGATGATGAGAGAGTGTGCAGATATGACAAGGGCGCAGGAAGagctgaggaagaggcagaaagtgGGAGGTTTTCACTGGATGCCCAGAGATGCACAGGATGCACTAGTCCCCAGGGGCCAGCGGGGAGTGAGGGGAATGAGGGGCGGAGGCAGGGGCCAGAGGGGCCTACATGACATCCCATACCTTTAA